In the Acidobacteriota bacterium genome, GGGACGCAACCCCAATAACGACGCGATTCCGGTGGTTTCACCACCGGCTAATGTCCGTCGCGCCTTCAGCGCGCAACTGAAAAGATTTGGGTAATGACAAGGCGTGAGCAAGGGCTTTCTGTCGCCAGCCGAGTCCTTGCTCACGCGCGGGCTACTGACACGAGCATCGGTTTACGAACGTCTTTTGACTTCGACGACGACCGGCCATTCGTTCAACCAAACGATGACGAGCGCCGAAGAATAGACGACCTCGACCGCATAGCCGGCCGCTTCCAACAGCCGCGCGATCAAATTCAAATGTGTGATCACCGGGTCTTCAGTCATAGCGCTTCCTCCTGTCATCCGGCTTCCGCCGTCTGACCAATTCCGCCGCGCGGTTAAACCCCGCCCGGCCTTTGTCTAATGCCTGCTTGCCAAATTGCGAAAGCGCGGGCGCGGCCTTTTCGCGCCAGGCCGAAGCGGCTTCGTTCAGCAACACTCTGACCGGCTGCTGCTGTGTCGAGGCGGGCGGCGGCGCGGCCGTCAATTGAAAGCGGTCAAAGCGGTAGCCCAGAAATTCCAGCCCCTGCTCAAAGCGCAAAATCCGCGTTTTTTCCGCGCTCAGTTGCAAATGCAACTCGGCCAGTTTGCGCCCGGCAAATGCGAGCGCCCGTTCCGCGCTCGCGGCGTCCCGCGTCGTCACGACCCAATCGTCGGCATACCGCACCAGATGAAACCCAGCCCGCAGCATGGCGACGTCGAATTCGTGCAGCACGATGTTCAACAACATCGGCGAGAGCGGCGAACCTTGCACCGCGCCCACACCGCCCGCCCCTTGCGCTGAGGCGCCCCACCGCTGACGCAGAAATTGCGCGGCTTTCGGGTAGGCCGCCGTTGCCAGCACCGCCGCGCCCGTCAGCGCCAACGAAGCCGGCGAAAGCAACCGTCGCGTGCGCCCCACATAGGTCAATCCCAATAACAAGGCATCGCGGCCCAATCGTTTATAAGCTTCGTGGCGCGCCGCCTTGCGCAAATCAGCGGCAGCCTCCATCTGTGACAAAGGGGGCGGCATGGCCTCGGTTCCGTGCAGCGCGCCGTAACCGCCATAAGCGCCATAACCAGCGCCGTGGCCATCACCACCCAGCATGTGCGTCAGCGCATCGTTGACGGCTCCTGTCGTAAAGTCAGCCACCCGCTCGCCCAATGGCACGGCAGTTTCGTTCCCTGCCCCAGTTTGCATGCCATTGCCAGCCGCCAGCACCAGCCGAATCAGCCCCAGCAAGCGTTTGTCACGCAAGCGTTGCCCGATCAGCCCCAGCACGAGCTCGTGATCCAGACTGCCAAAGGCATCGGCCAGATCGGCATCCACGATGAAACCCTCGCCAGCGACGCGGTAATCAAGCACGCGTTTAACGGCCATCTCGACATTGCGCTGCGGGCGAAACCCATAGCTGCATTCCAGAAAGCTCGGTTCCCAGACGCGTTCGAGCAGGTCGTAAAGCGCCCGCCCCACGATCTTGTCTTCGACCGTGGCATTGCCCAGCGTGCGCTGCTTGCCATTGGCTTTTTGCACCTGAAAGTGCACCAGCGGCATCGGCAAATAACGGCCCTCGCGCAAGCGCGCCGCCAAATCCGCCAGATTGCCCAGCAAATTGGCTTCGTATGCATAGACCGACATTTGATCAACGCCTGCCACGCCGCGATTGCCGCGCACCTGTTTCCAGGCGGCCATCAAACTGCTCAACTCGCAAAACTGTTCAAAAAAACGCTGTTGCTTATCCATCAGCGAGACCTCCCTTCGCTTCACTCTGACGTTTACCTCGCGCGCAGGGACAAGCAGTGTCCTTGCGCGGTGAAAATTTTGCTTCCCCCCTGGGCGCGCAGGCGTCTCGCCTGCTGTAAGAAAAGCCGCGTAGCGTTCCTTATCCCTGCTTTCGCCTTTTGCGATGTTAAGGAACAAGGAAGGCTACGCCGCTTCTTTTATGGCAGGCGAGACGCCTGCGCACTCAGGGCGGCGCTCAGCCGTCTTGGCTTTTCGCCGTCGCAGATTGGTGCAATCGCAACTGACGAAACACGCGCTCCGTCACCACTCGCGTCCCCGCCACCCAATCTTCCGGGCGCTGGCCCGCCGGGCTGAGCAACACACAAATCAACGCCGCGATTTCGTACCCCACGGCCCACGGCCACCATTGCCAACTGCACCACGCCGTTTGCGAGAGCGCCGAACCCACGCGGCGCGCGACAGCCTGCCAGAGCGCAGCCCTTACGCCGCTTTCAACCGCCACCACGCGCAGGCGGCAAACCCATTTCCCCACGCTGCGCCGTTCGGGCGCGGCCTCGCAGAGCAAGTGATAAAGCAAGACGACCACCACCCATTTGGGAAAGATGAGCGCCAACAATGGCAACGGCACTGTGCGATCAATCAATTCCGCCAAACCGCGCCGCCACAACGCCGGCTTGCCTGAAACCAGCGCGCCGTTGCTGGTCACCGCTGCATTCGCATGCGCCGGCCAATCAGCGACGACCTGAGTTTGGTCTGAACGTAGTAAAGACATAGCGTTTCCTCCTTGTAAGTAGCGAATGGTTTTAGCCCTTGGTTTGACTACTAACCGATGTTACGCAGGCGAAGAATTGCAAGAAAGGTTGACACCCTCTGTGTGCCGGAGGCGCAGCGGATTTTAGCCGGTGGTGGAGGCCTAGCCGCAACCACCGGAAGCAGGCGCACACGCCCCGCGCCCCGGATGGGGCGCAGGACAAGCCTCCCCAATCAACAGCCACACAACAGTGTCTAACCTTGCTCCCGTGTCCGCGCGGAAGTTGCAATAGCGTAGCGGACAAGCTCAGTCCTGCGCCCCATCCGGGGCGCGCGTGGCTGGCATGCCGGGTCCCGGTGGTTGCGGCGAGGCCTCCACCACCGGCTAGTCTCCCGCGCGCCTCCGGCGCAAAGAATTGTCAAATCCGAGCCGAACTTTCTTACGGCGTAACATCAGTACTAAATTTAGCGAGCGCCTGCTTGACCGCCTCGCGTGGCTCGCCGAAATACGGAATCGCCACCGCGCCCGGCGCCGCGCGCAACAATTCGGCGCGCCGTTGTGACCAGAGTTCAGCAGGGCTGGGAAGCGGTCTCGTCTTGCGGAAAGCGGTCGAGGCTGTTGGCAACTCCGGCAAAATCACCACGACCAGCGCCGCGTTGGCCGTAGCGAGCGAGAGTGCGGGTAATTGGTGCGAACACGAATCGTCAAGATCGGTAATCAGCACCACCAGCCGGCGTTGCGGGCGCGCGGACGCGGCAATGCGCAGCAAGCAGCCGCGCACATCGGTGCAAGGCGGTTCGACCGCTTTCCCCGGCAACAGTTTTTCCGGCGTGAGCACGGCCAGCCGTTGCCGCAGCGCCGCCAATTGCTGCGCGCGCGCCTGCGCCGCCTGTTGTTGCTGCGCGCCTTTGAAAAGCACGCCTGCTTCGCTCACTTCAGCCGCCACTGGCGCAGGCAAATCAAGCCGCGCGATTTCCGCCGCGCTCCAACCACGGTCGCCGAACTGATAGGCCGTCACCCGCCGTATGTCGTGCGTCAACGCCAACTCCGGCAACGCGGCCAACAGCGTCCGCACGGCCTCGGCAAAGGCTTGATCTTCCGCGCTGCGTGACCAATCCAGCCACAATTCCAGCCACACGCCCG is a window encoding:
- a CDS encoding RDD family protein; translated protein: MSLLRSDQTQVVADWPAHANAAVTSNGALVSGKPALWRRGLAELIDRTVPLPLLALIFPKWVVVVLLYHLLCEAAPERRSVGKWVCRLRVVAVESGVRAALWQAVARRVGSALSQTAWCSWQWWPWAVGYEIAALICVLLSPAGQRPEDWVAGTRVVTERVFRQLRLHQSATAKSQDG